A genomic segment from Elusimicrobium sp. encodes:
- a CDS encoding ankyrin repeat domain-containing protein: protein MKKVTVFWFIVVLLMLGGGLYYRYCFHRVDERGATLLMRGFESSASNKDMLRLLKRSDDLNVQDKSGRTALFYAARYTKDANILRKMLLDGADVFVTDNNGQTALMQAARYNESAEIVSLLSQVGGTINTTDKMQNTALLLAARHNKAAVIKELLRHGADPDLAGQDGRTAAQLLAENEYLTDQEKTDYRQAMLIVSILRPVEK from the coding sequence ATGAAAAAAGTAACTGTTTTTTGGTTTATTGTTGTTTTGCTTATGTTAGGCGGCGGGTTGTACTACCGCTACTGTTTCCACCGGGTAGATGAGCGCGGGGCAACGTTGCTGATGCGCGGATTTGAAAGCAGTGCGTCCAATAAAGATATGTTGCGCCTGCTTAAACGCAGCGACGACTTAAATGTGCAGGATAAAAGCGGAAGAACCGCCCTCTTTTATGCGGCGCGTTATACGAAAGATGCGAATATCTTGCGTAAAATGCTTTTGGACGGGGCTGATGTGTTTGTAACGGACAACAACGGCCAAACCGCTTTGATGCAGGCGGCCCGCTATAACGAATCTGCGGAAATAGTATCTTTGCTCTCTCAAGTGGGCGGCACGATAAACACAACGGATAAGATGCAAAATACCGCACTGTTGTTGGCGGCTCGCCATAATAAAGCGGCGGTTATCAAGGAACTACTTCGGCACGGAGCCGACCCCGATCTTGCCGGACAAGACGGCCGCACCGCGGCGCAACTGTTGGCGGAAAACGAATATTTAACAGACCAAGAAAAAACGGACTATCGCCAAGCCATGTTGATAGTTTCTATCTTGCGCCCGGTAGAAAAATAG